The following coding sequences are from one Chaetodon trifascialis isolate fChaTrf1 chromosome 24, fChaTrf1.hap1, whole genome shotgun sequence window:
- the xirp2a gene encoding xin actin-binding repeat-containing protein 2 isoform X1: MEIQSGNGEEVASAVSATSGCVSCSPCGSQVEDPARREDLQAAKRIERFDIPLDSLKRMFEKPAVADTEVTSVHTSPSKRVTSSFATHTQPSTDRTMASPTDTGLSAGRSRSGHPQDWALSAEDQETEQVSVKERLAMYQAAVTKKDSGSSASAAVMEESEACSLPGGLASVKRQFENQEFVSSSSQSSVTQFHFEQRSVQEMSSSSEVTVRSSARELVPATALFHNQQEVSRDERVHHNNVAASYGNHYNETVMLVGGEDLPKVSTQALKQQYEKTIEEAAPAKEIKVDVDFNQFQWAPVNQSSKASAKTSSSTLKTATASSVAYEVTDHFPPPPSNLLQASQEVPESQPQEPASQSKQSTGKEQYFKHKSMAELKRLYKHIHPEVRKNLEAELTEAELQDLDVEEMGDVQQTCYMFENDGNGSSRCSSPDRESVEWEEILKGEVQSVRWMFENKPLDTIKDETPDENEVRNIAQQEIIAGKDVRYTAWMFETQPMDALGSEAADSAEQSQKSELARGDVRTATWLFETQPLDCLNKIYQEDEQETDADVTKDISGGDVKTARYLFETQHLDSLGKTETIEESHFLSLKSELEEIKGDVKTTTRMFETQPMCVIRGDAGEMLEITTIRREETERGDVKTSRWMFETQPLDIINKDPATVKLICGISMEDNIQCGVNKGRWLFETKTLDSIKDEEWESSRMQKEEIIGADVRKHCLVFETQPMDSLKDNANARPLPSAEIVGGDVRSAKHLFETVPMENLKELLEVGKLQKMVASEEEKGDVRHQKWVFESQPLENIREEKKEITRTVNVEALDKGDVTNYKERFESMDLSKCEGTQKIQVEGVTSGSVKSNRVLFESAPLYAMQDSSGHYHEVRTVRREEVVKGDVHSCRWMFETRPIDEFDESIDKFQIIKGISKQEIQSGDVKTAKWLFETQQLDAIKSFNYSEDEEHKTKEGIEIEKGDVKTCRWLFETQPMDVLYEKVEKSEADVEEVQRGDVKTCTWLFETQTLDNIRDHTETESETVLKTCTVKQEDIQGKDVRLARFLFETENLENITGEDSGSFRRVTEINIQSGDVSRMKYIFENRSSDIMSSTSEETMQRLKTQQAEDIQKGDVVNCTWMFENQPMDAIRDEAREIRTVTDVQGGDVDKGRFIFETYSLDQIKEESSETDISKLTSIFREEIERGDVKNYTMMFESQPLYAIRDKEGHYHEVTTVTKEEIMRGDVVGARWLFETKPLDSIRDSEEVYVIKAVTEEGVNKGDVSSARWRFETQPLDEIAEDIKVRSKTVADIQGGDVKTNKHRFETDEMSQKYIRTVSVSEIQKGDVRSATWMFETRTIDEIRGEGAEYDGMERVTKEEVMKGDVKQSVWLFEKQPLDRIKDSDGTQLVVTKEEIPQADVKTTTWLFETTPFPDFNESRTERTEIIGKSIKETLEELYSQKMVDSQGVLIEADEIGDVRMAKYKLMNQEAPQIQREEIIRGDLSNIMMNLLNRRETTEKGITIDEEERGNINTTVKQLFNQERGVSVEKEEIIRGDIQEAINSLLQSEGSSKRGILIQEDEKGDVRMTIYSLLNKGERASAEKEDIVQGNVSRTLHRLLSNSGEEGSKKIRVGDTERGNVSFYSTCIESGALDYLKQLQYESDESQEKVQKERIIGGDIEETKILLRRNQQQIGRTVAEDDIVPGDVHSSVKVFMTEPTATYRNMEKHDIVKGDLSAALDSLTQAINQKVVIEKEEVVKGDLHTTLKSLEEAQHQAKETEKPEIIRGDIRGALESLEKSASTSVEATVEDLVPGDIKGTLKSLEEAKQAVKEVEKEEIVRGDIHTAMQSLHEASSEKKIYQHQVSEQGDVKATIQLFLEPTTSPRMQRRGSTEGDVKTSIKSLYEGQETTQVEKEEVVKGDVQGAIKCLMQRKQYSKPKRMYPPKKAKVPVKNPLTVKQVEHECLHEAKSESAAVDPAPAVKNLSQSGESQKHTHRLNQSKSVRTQVITQEGHSVTVAKTDNTSGASQQKSMKEQKHKALPPQKIQAAKPVMMKNKQMTNNDQTETQTADVSVMKEVQNTSQTSVSSKQMCETKTVKQVQTTVTEKTVTHKQNVTVSEQTSASQRQAENKTLAQRQNVKNMKGEYRNLDVKGKGVIKKAKPEIHFPPPPSSPPPPSESELSLPPPPSPVLESPASATSRPSIMRQDSDLPPPPPPPPVECMKSEPEFFPPPPPPPPPLSVGGQDFLPPPPSQQELSALPQPPPAKLVKPVGKPLFKVPQQPETQRQPIQVKPKWQKKQPTPPPPPPQLPPDQETTVATKAEAKVEEVKKETAKQIETSTQIQSESATKIQSVPAVKAKQRESPQPPKRAPIPPIKPPPPPEPAAAPKSRPYARKFKTPLMLAEERFRQQKMEKEEMQRSNVTTPTSPPGNTPCPSELVATEATKAKAEEAKTEDPPAKKTPSQIPLSKPSISVVNKKSASGSSNVSSDKKHVFSEQSSSTDVVKKSHAAAKSQTVSVSQSHREASNADVQSRSSVVTSSVTEQQQFIKKSSVKSIAAAQSAVQESVNLQSQTAVTLKAEDVKNINVPLTQEGKMSPSQPTKIPKVAPTFKVKTFKMPTEKKEDKCDSLGQKKSEMHLQQETCNVTETSETKASQLTSARAETKAEMKMKEKKSQMTLPLKEAEVEAHGKKGKQLQKNETEAKPSPSAAVLMPKTAKMTPAAGHQRQGHAAVPLSQQSMKTERAQRHEEALVTESVVQHGLQRQEAARTQTQAAETNKMQIKAAKSKGEPKDASAKGTGTMTCEEEANSEEIKALEKCNVMQKLLAQIKELEGTPSKIDSSAVRTILSEFPDWAMGSDEKRNLSEIAKQQSKKKLKEMMVYVKNIVQAKLVFFGDSLTAVDKQEKGKEEPPPPVPAKPDKTALSGATAKISKISIGSSKTEKKVVEEKRSLQGSRVQQELSEAAEQRVSSPLASIRTPSPTFISIESRRVDSPLRVTPSPPPYKLVGTPPPPPRKSYTPTSTFSRATPSPTLSRSEKLMRLRDTTSKLSLVATPPPPVAVAPEREQPSPCGSREEALMDVTEMVDSMMTVRDKKSFFEEAQKAEVSRTYTRKEPIDIPERLGADAEESAEAATVDLLKEDLPRVDLSKLVNRFESPKPKVYARKEPIVITERLGSDTEEPEAEPHTPKTEEIPTFNVKAIKDVFETGEHGSQAARELREQIERREPESAYSEPAGHAEMTAVTEQFCTVDDFGNVTSETRSEVHSGSSLTRGSPPSYADVVRGSVPTVAVPPEASTEELLRNFQQSWAKSQGVFQNLGFSVTEQRTQIVTRQQETVVTENSSSRVRTVQGLSEEGVPHGVADSRQTKLP, from the exons ATGGAAATTCAATCAGGAAATGGAGAGGAGGTGGCGAGCGCGGTGTCGGCGACCTCGGGCTGCGTTTCCTGTAGTCCCTGTGGCTCGCAGGTAGAGGATCCAGCACGCAGAGAGGACCTGCAGGCTGCTAAGAGGATTGAGAGGTTTGACATCCCACTTGATAGCCTGAAGAGGATGTTTGAGAAGCCTGCTGTGGCAGACACA GAAGTGACAAGCGTCCACACCTCCCCGTCCAAAAGAGTGACGTCCAGTtttgccacacacactcagccatcCACAGATCGGACCATGGCCTCTCCGACGGACACCGGTCTCT CTGCAGGCAGATCCAGGTCAGGACACCCCCAGGACTGGGCCCTGAGCGCCGAGGACCAGGAGACCGAGCAGGTGTCGGTGAAAGAGCGGCTGGCGATGTATCAGGCCGCCGTGACGAAGAAAGACAGCGGCAGCTCCGCCTCTGCTGCG GTGATGGAGGAGTCCGAGGCTTGTTCGCTGCCCGGCGGCCTGGCCAGCGTCAAGAGACAGTTCGAGAACCAGGAGTTTGTGTCCTCGTCCTCTCAGTCCAGCGTCACCCAGTTTCATTTCGAGCAGAGATCTGTCCAG GAGATGTCAAGCTCCTCGGAGGTGACGGTGAGGAGCAGTGCCAGAGAGCTCGTCCCCGCCACAGCCCTCTTTCACAATCAGCAAGAG GTGAGCCGCGATGAAAGAGTCCACCATAACAATGTGGCAGCCAGTTACGGGAACCATTACAATGAAACAG TTATGCTCGTCGGAGGAGAGGACCTACCAAAGGTTTCCACTCAGGCTTTGAAGCAGCAGTATGAAAAAACAATTGAGGAAGCTGCACCAGCCAAGGAAATTAAG GTTGATGTGGATTTCAACCAGTTTCAGTGGGCACCAGTAAACCAGTCCTCCAAAGCTTCGGCCAAGACAAGCTCCTCCACCTTAAAAACTGCCACTGCCTCATCAGTGGCTTACGAGGTGACGGACCATTTCCCTCCCCCACCCTCAAACCTGCTGCAGGCGTCACAGGAAGTCCCTGAGTCCCAGCCTCAGGAGCCGGCCTCCCAGTCCAAGCAGAGTACTGGTAAGGAGCAGTATTTCAAACACAAGAGTATGGCTGAGCTGAAGCGCCTCTACAAGCACATCCACCCAGAGGTCCGCAAGAACCTGGAAGCGGAGCTCACcgaagcagagctgcaggacttGGACGTTGAGGAAATGGGAGATGTCCAGCAGACGTGCTACATGTTTGAAAATGACGGCAACGGCTCGAGCAGGTGTTCGAGCCCCGACAGAGAATCGGTGGAATGGGAAGAGATCCTGAAAGGAGAGGTGCAGTCGGTGCGCTGGATGTTCGAAAACAAGCCGCTGGACACGATCAAAGATGAAACCCCGGATGAGAACGAGGTGAGGAATATCGCCCAGCAGGAAATCATCGCTGGCAAAGATGTCAGATACACAGCTTGGATGTTTGAGACTCAGCCCATGGATGCTCTGGGGTCAGAGGCGGCTGATTCAGCCGAGCAGTCACAGAAATCTGAGCTGGCGAGAGGAGACGTTCGCACTGCTACATGGCTTTTTGAGACGCAGCCGCTCGATTGCCTGAATAAGATCTACCAGGAAGACGAGCAGGAGACAGATGCTGACGTCACCAAAGACATCTCCGGCGGGGATGTGAAGACCGCCAGATATCTCTTCGAGACCCAGCATTTGGACTCTCTGGGTAAGACAGAAACCATCGAGGAGAGCCACTTCCTGAGCCTGAagtctgagctggaggagatcAAAGGGGACGTGAAGACAACCACTCGCATGTTTGAGACGCAGCCCATGTGTGTCATCAGGGGGGACGCGGGAGAGATGCTGGAGATCACCACCATACGCAGGGAGGAGACCGAGAGGGGAGACGTCAAGACGTCCCGCTGGATGTTTGAAACCCAGCCTCTGGATATCATAAACAAAGACCCGGCGACGGTGAAGCTCATATGTGGCATCTCCATGGAGGACAACATCCAGTGCGGGGTGAACAAAGGGAGGTGGCTTTTCGAGACAAAGACTCTGGACTCCATCAAGGATGAGGAATGGGAGAGTTCCAGGATGCAAAAGGAGGAAATAATAGGTGCGGATGTGAGGAAGCACTGTCTGGTTTTTGAGACTCAGCCGATGGATTCTCTGAAAGACAACGCCAATGCTCGACCTTTACCTTCGGCGGAGATTGTAGGAGGTGATGTTCGATCAGCAAAGCACCTGTTTGAAACGGTGCCCATGGAGAATCTGAAAGAGCTGCTGGAAGTGGGGAAACTGCAGAAAATGGTCGCGTCCGAGGAAGAAAAGGGTGACGTGAGGCATCAAAAGTGGGTCTTTGAAAGCCAGCCGCTGGAGAATAtaagggaggagaagaaggagattACAAGGACTGTGAATGTCGAAGCTCTCGACAAAGGAGATGTGACAAATTATAAAGAAAGGTTTGAAAGCATGGATTTAAGCAAGTGTGAAGGAACACAGAAAATTCAAGTCGAAGGGGTAACGAGCGGATCGGTCAAATCCAACAGAGTGCTCTTTGAATCGGCCCCTCTGTACGCGATGCAGGACAGCTCCGGCCATTACCACGAGGTGAGGACCGTGAGGCGCGAGGAGGTCGTGAAGGGAGACGTGCACAGCTGCAGGTGGATGTTTGAAACTCGGCCGATCGACGAGTTTGACGAAAGCATCGATAAGTTTCAGATCATAAAAGGTATTTCCAAACAGGAGATCCAGTCAGGGGACGTCAAAACAGCCAAGTGGTTGTTTGAAACCCAGCAGCTGGACGCCATTAAGTCCTTCAACTATTCTGAGGATGAAGAGCACAAAACCAAGGAAGGTATTGAAATTGAGAAAGGGGACGTTAAGACTTGTAGGTGGTTATTTGAGACTCAACCGATGGATGTTCTGTATGAAAAGGTGGAAAAGAGCGAGGCTGATGTTGAGGAAGTGCAGAGAGGCGACGTGAAAACGTGCACCTGGCTCTTTGAGACCCAAACACTGGACAACATCCGCGACCACACCGAGACGGAGTCTGAGACCGTTCTGAAAACCTGCACCGTGAAGCAAGAGGACATCCAGGGAAAAGACGTGAGACTGGCGCGCTTCCTCTTTGAGACGGAGAACCTGGAAAACATCACGGGCGAGGACAGCGGCTCCTTCAGGAGGGTCACGGAAATAAACATCCAGTCGGGCGACGTCTCCAGGATGAAGTACATCTTTGAGAATCGCTCCTCGGACATCATGAGCTCCACCTCTGAGGAAACGATGCAGAGGCTGAAGACGCAGCAGGCCGAGGACATCCAGAAGGGAGACGTGGTCAACTGCACCTGGATGTTTGAGAATCAGCCAATGGACGCCATCCGTGACGAGGCGAGGGAAATACGCACCGTGACCGACGTCCAGGGCGGCGACGTTGACAAAGGCCGCTTCATCTTTGAGACGTACTCTCTGGATCAAATTAAAGAGGAGTCCAGTGAGACCGATATCTCTAAGCTCACGAGTATCTTCAGAGAAGAAATTGAGAGAGGAGACGTGAAGAATTACACCATGATGTTTGAAAGCCAGCCGCTGTATGCCATCCGTGACAAAGAGGGCCATTACCACGAAGTAACCACGGTTACCAAGGAAGAGATCATGAGAGGAGACGTGGTGGGGGCCCGGTGGCTATTCGAGACGAAGCCGCTGGATTCAATTAGAGACTCAGAGGAGGTCTACGTCATTAAAGCTGTGACCGAGGAAGGCGTCAACAAAGGAGACGTCAGCTCTGCGAGGTGGAGGTTCGAAACACAGCCGCTGGATGAAATCGCCGAGGATATCAAAGTCAGGTCAAAAACAGTCGCAGATATCCAAGGCGGCGACGTGAAGACGAACAAGCACCGGTTTGAGACAGATGAGATGTCTCAAAAGTACATCAGAACTGTTAGCGTGAGCGAAATCCAGAAAGGCGACGTCAGATCCGCGACGTGGATGTTTGAAACCCGCACGATTGACGAGATCCGCGGTGAGGGCGCCGAGTACGACGGCATGGAGAGAGTGACAAAAGAGGAAGTAATGAAAGGGGATGTCAAACAGTCTGTGTGGCTCTTTGAGAAGCAGCCCCTCGACAGGATCAAAGACAGCGATGGCACACAGCTCGTCGTCACAAAGGAGGAAATCCCACAGGCCGACGTGAAGACAACGACGTGGCTGTTTGAAACCACTCCGTTCCCTGATTTCAACGAGAGCAGGACGGAGAGGACGGAGATCATAGGTAAAAGCATCAAAGAGACGCTTGAGGAGCTGTACAGTCAGAAAATGGTCGACTCGCAGGGCGTCCTCATCGAGGCGGACGAGATCGGCGACGTCCGCATGGCGAAGTATAAACTCATGAACCAGGAGGCTCCACAAATCCAGAGAGAAGAGATTATCAGAGGGGATCTGAGCAACATCATGATGAACCTCCTGAACCGCAGGGAGACCACTGAAAAGGGGATAACCATCGACGAGGAGGAGCGGGGCAACATCAACACCACGGTGAAGCAGCTGTTCAACCAGGAGAGGGGAGTCAGcgtggagaaagaggaaattatTCGCGGTGACATTCAGGAGGCCATAAACAGTCTGCTCCAGAGCGAGGGCTCCTCAAAGCGAGGCATCCTGATTCAAGAGGACGAGAAAGGAGACGTGAGGATGACCATCTACTCCCTCTTGAATAAAGGGGAGAGGGCGAGCGCGGAGAAAGAGGACATCGTTCAAGGTAACGTCAGCAGAACCCTTCATCGTCTCCTCTCCAACTCCGGAGAGGAGGGCTCTAAGAAGATAAGGGTTGGAGACACGGAAAGGGGCAACGTCAGCTTCTATTCCACGTGCATCGAGTCAGGAGCCCTGGATTACCTGAAGCAGCTCCAGTATGAATCAGATGAAAGCCAGGAAAAGGTGCAAAAGGAGCGGATCATAGGCGGTGACATCGAGGAGACCAAAATATTGCTGAGGAGGAATCAGCAGCAGATCGGCCGCACGGTGGCCGAGGACGATATAGTTCCTGGTGACGTGCACAGCTCTGTCAAAGTCTTTATGACAGAGCCCACTGCTACCTACAGAAACATGGAGAAACACGACATCGTTAAAGGTGACCTCAGCGCAGCCCTGGATTCACTCACCCAAGCCATTAATCAGAAGGTAGTGatagagaaagaggaggtggtgaAGGGAGACTTACACACCACTCTGAAGTCTCTGGAGGAGGCCCAGCATCAAGCCAAAGAAACGGAAAAGCCGGAAATCATCAGGGGAGACATCAGAGGCGCTCTGGAGTCACTGGAGAAATCTGCATCCACCAGTGTGGAAGCCACTGTGGAAGATTTAGTGCCAGGTGACATCAAAGGGACCCTGAAGTCCCTGGAGGAGGCGAAGCAAGCTGTGAAGGAGGTGGAAAAAGAGGAGATCGTCAGAGGAGACATCCACACCGCCATGCAAAGCCTGCACGAGGCGTCGAGCGAGAAGAAGATTTACCAGCACCAAGTGAGCGAACAAGGTGACGTTAAAGCCACCATCCAGCTCTTCTTAGAGCCCACGACTTCTCCCAGAATGCAGCGCAGGGGGAGCACCGAAGGCGACGTGAAAACATCCATAAAGTCTCTTTACGAAGGGCAGGAGACGACAcaggtggagaaagaggaggtggtaAAAGGCGACGTTCAAGGGGCGATAAAGTGTCTCATGCAAAGAAAACAGTATTCAAAGCCCAAGCGTATGTATCCCCCCAAGAAAGCAAAAGTGCCTGTGAAAAATCCATTAACTGTAAAGCAAGTGGAGCATGAATGCTTACATGAAGCTAAGAGCGAGAGTGCGGCAGTCGATCCAGCCCCCGCTGTGAAAAACCTTTCTCAGAGCGGTGAGTCACAGAAGCACACGCACAGGCTCAACCAAAGCAAATCAGTGAGAACACAGGTAATAACCCAAGAGGGCCACTCTGTTACTGTAGCCAAAACAGACAATACCAGCGGGGCCTCTCAGCAGAAGAGCATGAAAGAGCAGAAGCACAAAGCGCTGCCCCCACAGAAAATACAAGCTGCTAAGCCTGTTATGATGAAGAATAAACAAATGACTAATAACGATCAGACAGAGACTCAAACAGCTGACGTGAGTGTGATGAAAGAGGTGCAAAACACCTCGCAGACCAGTGTTTCCAGCAAGCAAATGTGTGAAACAAAGACGGTCAAACAGGTGCAGACGACGGTGACGGAGAAAACCGTCACGCACAAGCAAAATGTCACGGTGTCAGAGCAGACGTCGGCGTCGCAGAGGCAGGCGGAGAATAAGACGCTCGCACAAAGGCAGAACGTCAAAAACATGAAGGGCGAGTACCGCAACCTGGACGTGAAAGGGAAAGGGGTGATTAAAAAGGCCAAGCCGGAGATTcacttcccccctcctccttcttcacctcctccaccctcagAGTCTGagctctccctccctccgccCCCGTCGCCGGTGCTGGAGAGCCCTGCCTCCGCCACATCCCGGCCTTCCATCATGAGGCAGGACAGCGACCTCCCACCTCCGCCACCTCCGCCTCCTGTGGAATGCATGAAGTCTGAGCCTGaatttttccctcctcctccaccccctccgcCTCCGCTCTCTGTCGGAGGGCAAGACTTTCTCCCGCCACCTCCCTCACAGCAAGAGCTTAGCGCACTGCCTCAGCCTCCCCCTGCAAAGCTGGTGAAACCCGTCGGAAAGCCTTTATTCAAAGTGCCCCAGCAGCCAGAAACGCAGCGGCAGCCCATACAAGTTAAACCCAAATGGCAGAAAAAGCAGCcaactcctccaccacctccacctcagctccctCCCGATCAAGAAacaacagtggcaacaaaagcaGAAGCTAAAGTTGAGGAGGTGAAAAAGGAAACAGCCAAACAGATTGAAACAAGCACGCAGATTCAGTCTGAGTCAGCAACAAAAATACAGAGCGTCCCAGCcgtgaaagcaaagcaaagagagagcCCCCAGCCTCCTAAAAGAGCCCCCATCCCTCCCATTAAACCGCCTCCACCCCCTGAACCTGCTGCGGCGCCAAAGTCGAGACCTTACGCTCGCAAATTTAAAACCCCTCTCATGCTCGCGGAGGAAAGGTTTCGTCAAcaaaagatggagaaagaggaaatgcagaggAGCAACGTCACAACTCCCACTTCTCCTCCAGGTAATACACCGTGCCCCTCTGAGCTCGTGGCCACAGAGGCGACGAAAGCAAAGGCAGAAGAAGCTAAAACTGAAGACCCACCTGCCAAGAAAACCCCCTCCCAGATCCCTTTGAGCAAGCCCTCGATCTCCGTGGTCAATAAGAAATCAGCCTCTGGATCCTCAAACGTGTCCTCAGATaaaaagcatgttttcagcGAGCAGTCGTCCTCAACCGACGTCGTTAAAAAGAGCCACGCTGCAGCCAAGAGTcagactgtgtctgtgtctcagtcTCACCGCGAGGCCTCGAACGCTGACGTCCAGTCGCGCTCGAGCGTGGTCACTTCCTCAGTcacggagcagcagcagtttattaaGAAATCCAGCGTCAAGTCTATCGCTGCCGCGCAGAGTGCTGTTCAGGAGAGCGTAAATCTTCAAAGCCAGACTGCGGTCACATTGAAAGCTGAGGATGTAAAGAATATTAATGTGCCTCTGACACAGGAGGGAAAGATGAGTCCCTCTCAACCCACCAAAATCCCAAAGGTAGCTCCAACTTTCAAGGTGAAAACATTCAAGATGCcgacagagaagaaagaggataAATGTGACAGTCTGggacaaaagaaaagtgaaatgcATTTACAGCAGGAGACGTGTAACGTGACAGAGACGAGCGAAACAAAGGCCAGTCAGCTGACGTCGGCGAGAGCTGAGACAAAAGCcgaaatgaaaatgaaggagaagaagagtcaGATGACCCTCCCTTTGAAGGAGGCTGAAGTGGAGGCTCATGGGAAAAAgggaaagcagctgcagaagaatGAGACCGAAGCGAAGCCGTCgccatcagctgctgttttaatgCCTAAGACGGCTAAGATGACACCTGCAGCAGGTCATCAAAGACAAGGCCATGCAGCTGTCCCCCTCAGCCAGCAGAGCATGAAGACGGAGCGCGCTCAGAGACACGAGGAGGCGCTCGTGACCGAGAGCGTGGTCCAGCACGGCCTTCAGAGGCAAGAGGCCGCTCGGACGCAGACgcaagcagcagaaacaaacaaaatgcagataAAGGCGGCGAAGTCTAAAGGCGAGCCCAAGGACGCGTCCGCGAAGGGGACGGGGACAATGACCTGTGAAGAGGAGGCTAATTCagaagaaataaaagctttagAGAAATGCAATGTCATGCAGAAGCTGCTCGCTCAAATAAAAGAGCTGGAGGGCACACCGAGCAAAATAGACTCCAGCGCTGTCAGAACGATTTTAAGTGAATTCCCTGACTGGGCGATGGGCTCGGATGAGAAGAGGAATTTAAGCGAAATTGCAAAACAGCAAAGTaagaaaaagctgaaagagATGATGGTCTATGTGAAAAACATTGTTCAGGCGAAGCTCGTGTTTTTCGGGGACAGTTTGACAGCCGTGGACAAgcaggagaaaggaaaggaggagccGCCGCCGCCGGTGCCTGCGAAGCCAGACAAGACGGCGCTCAGTGGAGCAACTGCAAAGATATCAAAAATTAGCATCGGGTCGTCGAAGACCGAGAagaaggtggtggaggagaaaaggtCGCTCCAGGGGAGCAGAGTGCAGCAGGAGCTGAGCGAGGCGGCGGAGCAGAGAGTGTCCTCCCCTCTGGCGAGCATCCGCACTCCATCGCCCACTTTCATCAGCATTGAGTCGAGGAGGGTGGACTCGCCGCTCAGAGTCACTCCGTCTCCTCCACCCTACAAATTAGTCGGGAcacctccgcctcctcctcgcAAGTCGTACACACCCACATCGACCTTCAGCAGGGCCACGCCGTCTCCCACCCTGAGCCGCTCGGAGAAACTGATGAGACTGAGGGACACCACCTCCAAGCTGTCTCTCGTCGcgacccctcctcctcccgtgGCGGTGGCGCCTGAAAGGGAGCAGCCGTCCCCCTGTGGCAGCAGGGAAGAGGCGCTGATGGATGTGACAGAAATGGTGGACTCCATGATGACTGTGAGGGACAAAAAGTCTTTCTTTGAGGAGGCGCAGAAGGCGGAGGTGAGCAGGACGTACACCCGGAAGGAGCCCATCGACATCCCTGAGCGTCTGGGAGCCGACGCGGAGGAGAGCGCCGAGGCCGCAACTGTGGACCTCCTGAAAGAGGACCTCCCCAGAGTGGACTTGTCCAAGCTGGTTAACAGATTTGAGTCTCCGAAGCCAAAAGTGTACGCCAGAAAAGAGCCCATCGTCATCACGGAGAGGCTGGGGAGCGACACAGAGGAGCCCGAGGCTGAGCCGCACACCCCCAAAACCGAGGAGATCCCCACGTTCAACGTGAAGGCCATAAAGGACGTGTTTGAGACGGGCGAGCACGGCTCCCAGGCGGCCCGAGAGCTGCGGGAACAGATCGAACGGAGGGAGCCGGAGTCAGCGTACTCCGAGCCGGCGGGTCACGCTGAAATGACAGCCGTCACCGAGCAATTCTGCACCGTCGACGACTTCGGAAACGTGACAAGCGAGACGAGGAGCGAGGTGCATTCTGGGAGCTCCCTGACCCGTGGCAGCCCCCCGTCCTACGCCGACGTGGTGAGAGGCAGCGTCCCGACGGTGGCCGTGCCCCCCGAGGCCTCCACCGAGGAGCTGCTGAGGAACTTCCAGCAGTCGTGGGCCAAGAGCCAGGGAGTTTTCCAGAACCTGGGCTTCAGCGTGACGGAGCAGAGGACTCAGATCGTAACGCGCCAGCAGGAGACTGTCGTGACGG AAAATTCGAGTTCCCGAGTCCGAACTGTGCAGGGTCTGTCGGAAGAGGGTGTACCCCATGGAGTCGCTGatagcagacaaacaaaacttCCATAA